A genomic window from Xenorhabdus cabanillasii includes:
- the paaF gene encoding 2,3-dehydroadipyl-CoA hydratase PaaF, producing the protein MNQEWILCQQQQQVRTLTLNRPEVRNALSNDCLEQLVQHLEQADTDAGIGAIIITGSQRCFAAGADLKELQQQTVATAITDRRPQLWQRLNNISKPIIAAVNGYALGAGCELALACDLVICGESARFGLPEITLGLMPGAGGTQRLIRSVGKALASQMILTGEAIDAHQALQAGLVSEVCIDNLTLKRAQQIANRISEFSPLALRAAKAALRTAHETSLSQGLSAERQHFIALAGTADRQEGISAFLEKRNPTFKGY; encoded by the coding sequence ATGAACCAAGAATGGATTTTATGTCAGCAGCAACAGCAGGTACGCACACTGACTCTCAACCGTCCGGAAGTGCGCAACGCTCTCAGTAATGACTGTCTGGAACAGCTTGTACAGCATCTGGAGCAGGCAGATACCGATGCCGGCATCGGCGCTATTATCATTACCGGCTCACAGCGCTGTTTCGCGGCGGGTGCCGATCTCAAAGAACTACAGCAGCAGACCGTTGCTACCGCAATAACTGATCGTCGTCCTCAACTCTGGCAACGTCTGAACAATATCAGCAAACCGATAATAGCCGCTGTTAATGGCTATGCGCTCGGCGCGGGTTGTGAACTTGCACTGGCCTGTGATCTGGTGATCTGCGGTGAGAGTGCCCGCTTCGGCCTGCCGGAAATCACTCTGGGATTAATGCCGGGCGCGGGAGGTACACAGAGACTTATTCGCAGTGTTGGCAAGGCCCTTGCCAGCCAGATGATATTAACAGGTGAAGCTATTGATGCTCATCAGGCACTGCAAGCGGGGTTAGTGAGTGAAGTCTGTATCGATAACCTGACGTTGAAGCGTGCACAACAGATAGCAAACCGCATCAGTGAATTTTCGCCACTGGCATTGCGGGCGGCTAAGGCTGCGCTCAGGACTGCACACGAAACCAGCCTGTCACAGGGGCTGTCTGCCGAGCGCCAACACTTTATCGCTTTGGCAGGTACAGCCGACCGTCAGGAAGGTATTTCGGCCTTCCTTGAAAAACGTAATCCAACATTTAAAGGGTACTAG